The following are encoded together in the Scytonema millei VB511283 genome:
- a CDS encoding AEC family transporter, translating into MTETLFHAYLPLIVWTSLGLIVLRLVPETLPHWLGRGLYWVGIPLEILALARQTNFSEPAGLAPGITLAAIGSGVAIAYLCLVGLQQFAARSTNANISGFLSQPWNKPSYQGSFILAAALGNTGFVGLSIVPTFIDPEYLSWIVFFSITHNIVGAYGFGVLIASYFGRSEQSHHWWIHLRDVLTVPILWAFAIGYFTQDVALPRIVESGLQGSIDVVISCAFLLIGMRLSQLPGWKSFQQGIVPAVVRVIVIPGLVGVATTFVLGLSGDRRLAMVLMSGVPTAFAGLIFAEEYELDRTTIASSIILSTILYLLVLPLWLYVFGN; encoded by the coding sequence ATGACAGAAACTTTATTTCATGCTTACCTGCCCCTGATTGTGTGGACTAGTTTGGGGCTAATAGTGCTTCGCCTAGTACCGGAGACTTTACCCCACTGGTTGGGTCGCGGTCTCTACTGGGTGGGAATTCCTTTGGAAATCCTGGCTTTGGCGCGTCAAACCAATTTTTCAGAGCCAGCGGGATTGGCTCCAGGGATTACCTTAGCGGCGATTGGCAGTGGGGTGGCGATCGCTTATTTGTGTTTAGTTGGCTTGCAGCAGTTTGCCGCGCGATCGACAAATGCCAACATCTCTGGATTTTTATCTCAGCCGTGGAACAAGCCATCTTACCAAGGCAGTTTTATTCTAGCTGCGGCGCTAGGAAATACGGGTTTTGTCGGATTGAGCATCGTCCCTACCTTTATCGATCCAGAGTACTTGAGCTGGATTGTGTTTTTCAGCATCACTCATAACATTGTTGGTGCTTATGGGTTTGGGGTACTGATTGCTAGTTATTTCGGTCGCTCCGAACAATCTCATCACTGGTGGATTCATCTGAGAGATGTTTTAACCGTACCGATTCTTTGGGCGTTTGCGATCGGTTATTTCACTCAAGATGTGGCGCTTCCACGTATCGTTGAGTCAGGCTTGCAGGGATCGATTGATGTTGTGATTTCCTGCGCTTTTCTATTAATTGGGATGCGGCTGTCTCAATTACCAGGCTGGAAAAGCTTTCAACAAGGGATCGTTCCAGCTGTAGTGCGAGTCATCGTTATCCCCGGGTTGGTGGGTGTGGCAACAACTTTTGTATTGGGGTTATCGGGCGATCGCCGTTTGGCAATGGTGTTGATGTCTGGCGTTCCAACTGCTTTTGCCGGACTGATTTTTGCTGAAGAGTACGAACTCGACCGGACGACGATCGCCAGCAGTATTATTCTTTCTACTATTCTCTATCTTCTCGTTCTGCCTTTGTGGTTGTATGTGTTTGGGAATTAG
- a CDS encoding Tic22 family protein: MKSVIKSVIRWSATLGVVGSTIIGTTTMGALEVLALPEQQILQKLGPVPMFTITDNKGAPLVASVPDQKDKSGVAGVFINRQDAQAFIDRLKQKNPELAKNVRVVPVSLAEVYKLEQTNKKKPNSPNFAFVPGQQQVDAAKTLLQQSGQKPEQFKGTPLFVAKAGKEKGYLTIKQADQQVIPFFFNKTELQAMLERFKKQKPDLASTIEIQVVNLEGVLQAMQTRNDQGLSQIVLVPPKESIDFVRSLQPAAPNQPAKKP; encoded by the coding sequence ATGAAATCAGTTATAAAATCGGTGATTCGCTGGAGTGCAACGTTAGGAGTGGTGGGAAGTACCATTATTGGTACGACGACAATGGGCGCTTTAGAAGTCTTGGCTTTGCCAGAACAGCAAATCTTGCAAAAGCTTGGACCTGTGCCAATGTTTACAATCACGGATAATAAGGGCGCACCACTGGTAGCTTCCGTACCAGACCAAAAAGATAAGTCGGGAGTCGCCGGAGTCTTTATCAATCGCCAAGACGCACAGGCATTTATCGATCGCCTGAAGCAGAAAAATCCAGAATTAGCGAAAAATGTCAGAGTTGTTCCTGTCTCTCTAGCAGAAGTCTATAAGCTAGAGCAAACAAATAAGAAAAAGCCTAATTCTCCCAACTTTGCCTTTGTCCCAGGACAGCAGCAGGTTGACGCTGCAAAAACATTACTACAGCAAAGCGGTCAAAAGCCGGAGCAATTTAAGGGAACGCCGTTATTTGTCGCTAAAGCTGGAAAAGAAAAGGGATATCTGACAATCAAGCAAGCAGATCAGCAAGTCATTCCTTTCTTTTTCAATAAAACTGAATTACAAGCAATGCTGGAACGCTTCAAGAAACAGAAGCCCGATCTAGCTTCGACGATTGAAATCCAAGTTGTCAATTTGGAGGGAGTTTTGCAAGCAATGCAAACTCGCAACGACCAGGGTTTAAGTCAAATTGTTTTGGTTCCTCCTAAAGAATCAATTGACTTCGTGCGATCGCTTCAACCAGCAGCACCCAACCAACCAGCTAAAAAGCCTTAA
- a CDS encoding aldose epimerase family protein has protein sequence MFEITQHQKQYQTYVLTDASTDSLLEVVPERGGIITRWRVQGREILYLDAERFARPEMSIRGGIPILFPICGNLPDNTYTYQGQQYTLKQHGFARDLPWEVTNSQTNNDSASLTLVLNSNEQTRTVYPFDFQVEFTYEFKGNWLGIWQRFVNRSSAPMPFSTGLHPYFQVSDKTDLKFEIPATQFQNQITKEMHAFSGNFDFELEELDLAFRPLSNQKATVSDNAQRLQLTWSSNYYGTLVFWTIKGKDYYCLEPWTAPRNALNTGTDLIYIEPGGEAQTWVNLDITST, from the coding sequence GTGTTTGAAATTACCCAACATCAAAAACAATACCAAACCTACGTTCTGACGGATGCATCTACTGATTCGCTGTTGGAAGTCGTGCCAGAACGAGGTGGAATTATTACTCGCTGGCGCGTCCAGGGACGAGAAATTCTCTACTTGGACGCAGAACGGTTTGCTCGTCCTGAAATGAGCATAAGAGGGGGAATTCCGATTTTGTTTCCGATCTGCGGTAACTTACCGGATAACACCTATACGTATCAAGGGCAGCAATATACCCTGAAACAGCATGGTTTTGCTCGCGATTTACCTTGGGAAGTGACAAACTCTCAAACTAACAATGACAGTGCTAGTCTCACGCTCGTTCTGAATAGCAACGAGCAAACTCGCACGGTTTACCCGTTCGACTTCCAAGTAGAGTTTACCTATGAGTTTAAAGGTAACTGGCTGGGCATCTGGCAGCGGTTTGTCAATCGCTCGTCTGCTCCCATGCCATTTTCGACCGGGTTACACCCTTATTTCCAAGTTTCTGACAAAACAGATTTGAAATTTGAAATCCCAGCAACTCAGTTTCAAAATCAAATTACGAAGGAGATGCACGCTTTCAGCGGCAATTTTGATTTCGAGCTAGAAGAACTCGATTTAGCCTTCCGACCCCTCTCAAACCAAAAAGCGACTGTCAGCGACAATGCTCAGCGTTTACAACTAACATGGAGCAGTAATTATTACGGTACGCTAGTTTTCTGGACAATTAAGGGCAAGGACTACTATTGTTTGGAGCCTTGGACGGCTCCCCGCAATGCTTTAAATACGGGAACCGATCTAATTTACATCGAACCTGGTGGTGAAGCTCAAACTTGGGTCAATCTAGATATAACTTCTACTTAA
- the pdhA gene encoding pyruvate dehydrogenase (acetyl-transferring) E1 component subunit alpha has product MVQERTLPVFHAATAQITREQGLVLYEDMVLGRMFEDKCAEMYYRGKMFGFVHLYNGQEAVSSGVIQAMRPGEDYVCSTYRDHVHALSAGVPAKEVLAELFGKATGCSKGRGGSMHMFSAEHRLLGGYAFVAEGIPVAAGAAFQSKYRREALGDATADQVTACFFGDGACNNGQFYETLNMAALWKLPILFVVENNKWAIGMAHERATSQPEIYKKASVFGMEGVEVDGMDVLAVHAVAREAVARARAGEGPTLIEALTYRFRGHSLADPDELRTKTEKEFWFARDPITRLAAYLVEQNLVQQEELKAIDRKIQQTIDEAVQFAESSPEPDPSELYRFIFAEDE; this is encoded by the coding sequence ATGGTTCAGGAGCGGACTTTACCCGTTTTTCACGCTGCTACAGCCCAAATCACCAGAGAACAAGGGCTAGTGCTTTACGAGGATATGGTTTTGGGGCGCATGTTTGAAGACAAATGCGCCGAAATGTATTATCGCGGTAAGATGTTTGGCTTCGTTCACCTATATAACGGTCAAGAAGCCGTCTCTTCTGGCGTAATCCAAGCAATGCGACCGGGAGAAGATTATGTTTGCAGCACTTACCGCGATCACGTCCATGCTCTAAGTGCGGGAGTTCCTGCTAAAGAAGTGTTGGCAGAGTTATTCGGTAAGGCTACAGGCTGTAGTAAAGGGCGTGGCGGTTCGATGCATATGTTTTCTGCCGAGCATCGCTTGCTTGGTGGCTATGCTTTTGTCGCTGAAGGCATTCCCGTCGCTGCTGGTGCAGCATTTCAGTCTAAGTATCGTCGCGAAGCGCTAGGAGATGCAACCGCCGACCAGGTGACGGCTTGCTTTTTTGGCGATGGAGCCTGCAACAACGGTCAGTTCTACGAAACGCTAAATATGGCGGCTTTGTGGAAATTACCGATTTTATTTGTTGTCGAAAATAATAAGTGGGCGATCGGGATGGCGCACGAACGGGCAACTTCCCAGCCAGAAATTTATAAAAAAGCCAGTGTGTTTGGCATGGAGGGAGTCGAAGTAGACGGAATGGATGTGCTAGCAGTCCACGCCGTAGCTAGAGAGGCAGTAGCCCGCGCCCGTGCCGGAGAAGGACCTACTCTCATTGAAGCCCTCACCTATCGGTTCCGAGGTCACTCTCTTGCCGATCCTGACGAGCTGCGTACCAAGACAGAAAAAGAGTTTTGGTTTGCCCGCGATCCAATTACGAGATTAGCAGCTTATTTGGTCGAGCAAAACCTCGTCCAGCAGGAAGAACTTAAGGCGATCGATCGCAAAATTCAGCAGACGATTGACGAAGCCGTACAATTTGCTGAAAGCAGTCCCGAACCCGATCCCAGCGAACTGTATCGCTTCATTTTTGCGGAAGACGAATAA
- a CDS encoding IMS domain-containing protein, whose amino-acid sequence MRVPLDYYRILGLPPNFFQPMSAEQLQQAYRDRTAQLPQREYSLTAIEIRNQLISLAYRVLSDPQQRQRYDAEYRASADELANSGVMNGAADGEFDEELNAPSEGFERNFELEPETDRLSIEIIDELLIGALIILQDAGECELVLNLGQSFLSNSDLEADSDAQSDRPDIVLAVALAYLQQGREQWQNDRYENAAVSLQAGYSLLEQERLFPDTAAEIAADLEKLRPYRILELVSQPESHIAERQRGLQLLQDILRDRQGIEGTGNDGSGLSIEDFLGFIQQLRDYLTAAEQQSLFEAESQRPSAVATYLAVYASIAKGFAARMPALIHQAKILLLRLGKRQDLYLEQAICSLLLGQTVEATEALQHSQEQEPLAVIRKNSQGAPDLLPGLCLYSETWLQTEVFPHFRDLATRTASLKDYFADPGVQEYLEALPSQPDYAIAEYQFVAPADRATDSNEQVAARNGQRQIAASAVTSRGAGELGGRGDENSSPGTVAVLSNPEPVTASSSVTQATSGVEKATPPRQRRNSKNRPPQRGSYGNGKDRRSGALGFGSLKIGRLAILLGGGTLGLAILWFLSSQIFALFHRTATPPAATPPIVQQPPVVSERLVVELNQPPVAIPRPQPKPAAPKPLNRDTAAPVVQAWLAAKAAAFGSEHATDKLKQILVEPALSQWQKRVQDDLLNRRVRQYKHSLQVNGVRNDPKNSDRAQIEATVVEVAQIYERNRLNRAASYNEKLRVQYNLVRQNGEWRIQTMKVLK is encoded by the coding sequence GTGCGCGTTCCATTAGATTACTATCGCATCTTGGGACTACCACCCAATTTTTTTCAGCCGATGAGTGCGGAACAGTTGCAACAAGCTTACCGCGATCGCACCGCGCAGCTGCCGCAACGCGAGTATTCTTTGACAGCGATCGAGATTCGCAATCAACTCATATCTCTCGCCTATCGAGTCCTGTCCGATCCCCAACAGCGACAGCGCTACGATGCTGAATATCGTGCCTCTGCCGATGAATTAGCAAATAGTGGGGTGATGAATGGTGCTGCGGATGGCGAATTTGATGAAGAATTGAACGCGCCGTCTGAGGGTTTCGAGCGTAATTTTGAACTGGAACCTGAAACCGATCGCCTCAGCATTGAAATTATCGACGAGCTGCTGATCGGAGCGCTGATAATTCTGCAAGATGCGGGGGAATGCGAACTGGTACTGAACTTAGGTCAGTCTTTCCTCAGCAATAGCGATCTCGAAGCAGATAGCGACGCTCAAAGCGATCGCCCTGATATTGTCCTAGCTGTGGCTCTTGCCTATCTACAACAAGGACGAGAGCAATGGCAGAACGATCGGTATGAAAATGCAGCTGTTTCTCTCCAAGCAGGGTATAGCTTGTTAGAACAAGAAAGGCTATTTCCCGATACTGCTGCCGAAATTGCTGCCGATCTAGAAAAACTGCGCCCCTATCGCATTTTAGAATTGGTGTCGCAACCCGAATCTCACATTGCCGAAAGGCAGCGAGGGTTGCAGCTGTTACAGGATATTTTGCGCGATCGCCAAGGGATTGAAGGTACTGGCAATGATGGTTCGGGTCTGAGTATTGAGGATTTTCTCGGCTTTATTCAACAACTACGAGACTACCTCACAGCGGCAGAACAACAAAGTCTATTTGAAGCAGAAAGCCAACGTCCTTCAGCAGTAGCAACGTATTTAGCTGTCTACGCCTCCATTGCCAAGGGGTTTGCGGCACGAATGCCCGCATTGATTCACCAAGCCAAAATCCTGCTGCTGCGGTTGGGAAAACGCCAAGATTTATATCTAGAACAAGCAATCTGCTCTCTGCTGCTAGGTCAAACAGTAGAAGCAACTGAAGCCCTTCAACACAGTCAAGAACAAGAACCTCTAGCCGTTATCCGCAAAAATTCTCAAGGTGCGCCCGATCTTTTACCTGGTTTGTGTCTGTACAGCGAAACGTGGTTACAAACAGAAGTCTTTCCTCACTTTCGCGATTTAGCGACTCGAACGGCTTCGCTCAAAGACTATTTTGCCGATCCTGGCGTACAGGAATACTTAGAAGCTTTACCAAGCCAGCCTGACTATGCGATCGCAGAATACCAGTTTGTCGCTCCAGCAGACCGCGCTACGGACAGCAACGAGCAGGTAGCAGCCAGAAATGGGCAACGACAGATCGCAGCTAGTGCCGTAACCAGCAGAGGAGCAGGGGAGCTAGGGGGCAGAGGAGATGAAAACTCCTCTCCAGGAACTGTGGCTGTGTTGTCCAATCCCGAGCCAGTGACGGCAAGCTCAAGTGTTACGCAGGCAACTTCTGGGGTGGAAAAAGCTACACCACCTCGCCAGCGCCGCAATTCAAAAAATCGTCCGCCACAGCGAGGGAGTTATGGTAATGGCAAGGATCGCCGTAGTGGAGCGCTCGGTTTTGGTTCTCTCAAGATCGGTCGTTTGGCAATACTGTTAGGTGGCGGGACTCTCGGTCTAGCTATCTTGTGGTTTCTCAGCAGTCAAATCTTCGCCTTATTCCACAGAACCGCGACTCCACCCGCCGCAACTCCACCTATAGTTCAACAGCCGCCTGTTGTCTCAGAACGATTAGTCGTAGAGTTGAACCAACCGCCTGTAGCAATTCCTCGACCGCAGCCAAAGCCAGCAGCACCAAAACCATTGAATCGGGATACAGCTGCTCCAGTCGTTCAAGCTTGGCTAGCGGCGAAAGCTGCCGCTTTTGGCTCGGAACACGCGACGGATAAATTAAAGCAAATTCTGGTCGAACCAGCTTTATCTCAGTGGCAAAAGCGCGTTCAAGACGATCTGCTCAATCGTCGCGTCCGGCAATACAAGCACAGTCTTCAGGTCAATGGCGTGAGAAATGACCCAAAAAACAGCGATCGCGCCCAAATAGAAGCGACTGTTGTGGAAGTCGCCCAGATCTACGAGCGAAACCGCCTGAATCGAGCCGCTTCTTATAATGAAAAGCTGCGCGTGCAGTACAACTTAGTGCGTCAAAATGGTGAATGGCGAATTCAAACTATGAAGGTGCTGAAATAG
- a CDS encoding class I SAM-dependent methyltransferase: MTYSRGGNMDRQFQHSMLPQATHDELARQNFVKSLKLHIVKNLSPGNKRVYEQVVKPQFEREHQRSPQNRHEIRTAMQRHPHYRWWSALRRINQEMLWDAVNTSVERQLPELIERAKQSDRQLGTLTLDPDFKIPVYQTAVDIHCMPGSYHSEYTADDLAAGATYDRGVYIYGAGWLGPLNDDMGLSIVNNYLKPKYPDFRPTKILDLGCSVGHSTLPYVDAYPEAEVYAIDIGAPMLRYAHARAEALGKRVHFSQQNAERTHFEAASFDLIVSHILLHEIPLPAIRNVMRECDRLLAPGGMTIHVEAPLYSHMDAFSAFMYDWETANNNEPFWSAMRELDLTAVMTEAGFAADRVIQTFVPNGAWKTAADNSQQGGGSRGSWFIVAATK, from the coding sequence TTGACTTATTCAAGAGGTGGAAACATGGATCGGCAATTCCAACACTCGATGCTACCGCAAGCCACTCATGATGAGTTGGCACGACAAAACTTTGTAAAAAGCCTGAAACTGCACATCGTTAAAAATCTCAGCCCTGGCAATAAAAGAGTATACGAGCAAGTTGTCAAACCCCAATTTGAACGAGAACACCAGCGATCGCCTCAAAACCGCCACGAAATCCGCACCGCTATGCAACGACACCCTCATTATCGTTGGTGGAGTGCCTTGCGGCGCATCAACCAGGAAATGTTGTGGGATGCGGTCAATACCAGTGTAGAACGACAACTACCAGAACTGATCGAACGGGCAAAACAGAGCGATCGCCAATTAGGTACGCTGACCCTCGACCCCGATTTCAAAATTCCTGTTTACCAAACTGCTGTCGATATCCACTGTATGCCTGGTAGCTATCACAGCGAATACACAGCAGACGATTTGGCGGCTGGGGCGACCTACGATCGCGGTGTTTATATTTACGGTGCAGGATGGTTAGGTCCGCTCAACGATGATATGGGCTTGTCAATTGTCAACAACTACCTGAAACCAAAATATCCCGACTTTCGACCCACAAAAATTCTCGATTTGGGTTGTTCTGTCGGTCACAGTACTTTACCCTATGTCGATGCTTATCCAGAAGCCGAAGTCTACGCGATCGATATTGGCGCACCAATGCTACGCTACGCTCACGCTAGGGCAGAAGCTTTAGGCAAACGAGTCCATTTTTCTCAACAAAATGCCGAACGGACTCACTTTGAAGCTGCTTCCTTTGACCTGATTGTTTCTCATATCCTGCTGCATGAAATTCCCCTTCCAGCCATCCGTAACGTGATGCGAGAATGCGATCGCCTGTTAGCTCCTGGGGGAATGACGATCCACGTAGAAGCACCCTTATACAGCCACATGGATGCCTTTAGCGCTTTCATGTACGACTGGGAAACAGCTAACAACAACGAACCTTTTTGGAGTGCCATGCGGGAGTTAGACTTGACAGCCGTTATGACTGAAGCTGGATTTGCAGCAGATCGAGTCATCCAAACCTTCGTTCCCAATGGTGCTTGGAAAACTGCGGCTGACAATTCCCAACAAGGAGGAGGTAGTCGAGGTAGCTGGTTTATTGTTGCTGCTACTAAGTAA
- the prmC gene encoding peptide chain release factor N(5)-glutamine methyltransferase: MNTSGLELWQWRQQAAIDAIAADVSPTELDWLLQEIAGLDPLSLRLELYKHQPQIQLKLPLAELNRLWQKRLQERLPVQYIARTTPWRDFKLAVSPAVLIPRPETEILIDLAVEAVHKSSVTGLERGDWVDLGTGSGAIAIGLAAVFPGAEVHAVDRSSSALVIAQSNAQNLGYSDRLKFYLGNWWEPLEFLQGQVCGMVSNPPYIPSDLVPQLQPEVANHEPHSALDGGADGLDCIRHLVATAPNYLRSGGVWLIEMMAGQATTVSELLQQQGSYINIQIYADLAGIERFALAYRR, from the coding sequence ATGAATACATCTGGTCTAGAACTGTGGCAATGGCGACAGCAGGCTGCAATAGATGCGATCGCGGCTGATGTCTCGCCTACAGAACTAGACTGGTTGCTGCAAGAAATCGCAGGGTTAGATCCTCTTTCCCTGCGATTGGAGTTATATAAGCACCAACCGCAAATTCAGTTGAAGTTACCTTTAGCTGAGTTGAATCGCTTGTGGCAGAAGCGGTTGCAAGAACGCTTACCAGTACAATATATTGCCCGGACTACACCCTGGCGGGATTTTAAGCTAGCAGTTTCTCCCGCTGTTTTAATTCCGCGACCGGAAACAGAAATTTTAATCGATCTGGCAGTTGAAGCGGTTCACAAAAGTTCTGTGACTGGATTAGAACGGGGAGATTGGGTCGATTTGGGTACGGGCAGCGGCGCGATCGCAATTGGGTTAGCTGCTGTTTTTCCGGGAGCTGAAGTTCATGCTGTCGATCGCAGTTCTTCGGCTTTGGTAATTGCCCAAAGTAACGCTCAAAATTTAGGGTATAGCGATCGGCTGAAGTTCTATTTAGGAAATTGGTGGGAGCCGTTAGAATTTCTCCAAGGTCAAGTTTGTGGAATGGTGTCAAATCCGCCTTATATTCCTAGCGATTTAGTTCCACAACTACAACCAGAAGTTGCCAATCACGAACCGCATTCAGCTTTGGATGGTGGTGCAGATGGTTTGGATTGCATTCGTCATTTGGTTGCAACTGCGCCAAATTATTTGCGATCGGGTGGTGTTTGGTTAATTGAAATGATGGCGGGACAGGCTACAACTGTAAGCGAGTTGTTACAGCAGCAGGGAAGTTATATTAATATTCAAATTTATGCAGATTTAGCAGGGATTGAGCGTTTTGCTCTGGCTTATAGGCGGTGA